One segment of Alistipes finegoldii DSM 17242 DNA contains the following:
- a CDS encoding CidA/LrgA family protein, whose amino-acid sequence MLGLFYILLFWLIGNALSILTGGYVSGNIIGMILLFAALCMRWVKAETVRPAAKFLLGAMALFFVPYGVGLMDSYRVILDNLWAIVISGIVSTIVVLLVTGQTFQSLNRRSRLRRIRHLRETAPNTPDHD is encoded by the coding sequence ATGCTCGGACTCTTTTACATACTCCTTTTCTGGCTGATCGGCAACGCATTGAGCATCCTGACCGGAGGTTATGTGTCAGGTAACATCATCGGCATGATCCTGCTTTTCGCGGCGCTCTGCATGCGTTGGGTCAAAGCCGAGACCGTGCGTCCGGCGGCGAAATTCCTGCTGGGAGCCATGGCGCTCTTCTTCGTCCCCTACGGCGTGGGGCTGATGGACTCCTACCGGGTGATTCTCGACAATCTGTGGGCGATCGTGATTTCGGGCATCGTCTCGACGATCGTCGTCCTGCTCGTCACGGGGCAGACCTTCCAAAGCCTGAACCGCCGTTCGCGCCTGCGGCGCATCCGGCATCTGCGCGAAACCGCTCCAAACACTCCCGACCATGATTGA